A genomic stretch from Alphaproteobacteria bacterium 33-17 includes:
- a CDS encoding RNase J family beta-CASP ribonuclease, translated as MTFNINHNKDKLFFVPLGGSGEIGMNLNLYHLDGKWLMVDLGAGFADDYLPGVDIIVPDIEFIEEQKENLIGLVLTHAHEDHVGAVIYLWEHLRMPIYATPFTAAFLKAKFAEKFGTSKHVKIKEVPMNRRFKVSNFDIEYVTLNHSAPEMQALFIRTPEGNIFHTGDWKFDHDPVVGNPNDEALLAKLGEEGVDVVIGDSTNVFNKGFSGSEGDLKKSLEKLVMECKGLVAVTTFASNLARIETVIAAARMSGRKIVVSGRSFWRIIRAAQDSGYLEDLPDLVDERSMSNYPRHQLLLLCTGCQGEPLAATTKIATQNHPNIRLIPGDTVIFSSKIIPGNDKAIFRLFNMFVKLGIEVLTERDHFVHVSGHPGRGELEKMYTLLKPKTVIPVHGELIHMHEHAKIAREVGVPFTVEVENGDMIHIAKEGCRKVALVTAGKLAVDGVRLIPINSQVIRHRRKLRDDGIVLCNIIVDQKYRLLAQPNFRTFGVLDDANERPLIDAIVEDISETIENRKEVKGKKSKEDELDNNIRALIRRYLSQEVGKAPMIDLHIDVVYS; from the coding sequence ATGACATTTAATATAAATCATAACAAAGATAAGTTATTTTTCGTACCACTTGGTGGATCAGGCGAAATTGGAATGAACCTAAACTTATACCATCTAGACGGTAAATGGCTAATGGTAGATCTTGGCGCCGGCTTTGCCGATGACTATTTGCCAGGTGTTGATATTATCGTTCCAGACATTGAGTTTATTGAAGAACAAAAAGAAAACCTTATTGGCTTAGTGCTTACTCACGCACACGAAGACCACGTTGGTGCTGTTATATACCTTTGGGAACATTTGCGTATGCCAATTTATGCTACGCCATTTACAGCAGCCTTTTTAAAGGCGAAGTTTGCTGAAAAATTTGGTACAAGTAAGCATGTTAAAATTAAAGAAGTGCCAATGAACAGGCGCTTTAAGGTTAGTAATTTTGATATAGAATATGTAACACTTAATCACTCTGCTCCTGAAATGCAGGCTTTATTCATCAGAACACCTGAAGGTAATATATTTCACACAGGTGACTGGAAGTTTGACCATGACCCTGTTGTAGGCAATCCAAACGACGAAGCATTACTTGCTAAGCTTGGCGAAGAAGGTGTAGACGTTGTGATTGGTGATTCAACCAACGTATTTAATAAAGGATTTTCTGGGTCTGAGGGTGATCTTAAAAAGAGCTTAGAGAAATTGGTAATGGAATGTAAAGGCTTAGTTGCCGTTACAACATTTGCTTCAAACCTTGCCAGAATTGAAACAGTAATTGCCGCTGCCAGAATGTCAGGGCGTAAAATTGTGGTATCTGGTCGTAGTTTCTGGAGAATTATTAGAGCAGCTCAAGATTCTGGTTATTTAGAAGATCTGCCAGATTTGGTTGATGAAAGAAGTATGTCAAATTACCCACGTCATCAGCTTTTACTTTTATGTACAGGTTGTCAGGGTGAGCCACTAGCTGCAACAACTAAAATTGCAACGCAGAACCATCCAAATATTCGCCTAATTCCAGGTGATACGGTGATTTTCTCATCAAAGATTATTCCAGGTAATGATAAAGCGATTTTCCGTTTATTTAACATGTTTGTTAAACTTGGTATTGAAGTTTTAACTGAAAGAGACCATTTTGTACACGTTTCAGGTCACCCAGGAAGAGGGGAGCTTGAAAAAATGTACACACTTTTAAAGCCTAAAACAGTAATTCCAGTGCATGGTGAGCTAATTCATATGCATGAGCATGCTAAAATTGCTCGTGAGGTTGGTGTTCCGTTTACTGTTGAAGTTGAAAACGGTGATATGATTCATATTGCGAAAGAAGGCTGCCGTAAAGTTGCGTTAGTTACAGCTGGTAAGCTTGCTGTTGACGGCGTAAGACTTATCCCAATAAATTCGCAGGTTATCCGTCATCGTAGAAAACTAAGAGATGATGGTATTGTTCTTTGTAATATTATAGTTGATCAAAAATACAGACTGCTCGCTCAGCCAAACTTCCGTACTTTTGGTGTACTTGACGATGCTAATGAGCGTCCACTTATTGATGCGATCGTTGAAGATATTTCTGAAACAATCGAGAATCGCAAGGAAGTTAAAGGAAAGAAATCAAAAGAAGATGAATTAGATAATAATATCAGGGCTTTAATCCGTAGATATTTATCTCAGGAAGTTGGAAAAGCTCCTATGATCGATCTTCATATTGATGTTGTTTACAGTTAA
- a CDS encoding 4-hydroxy-3-methylbut-2-en-1-yl diphosphate synthase — MVALHNIKRHKTHKVKVGNFYIGGDSPILVQSMTNTDTADVEGTVKQIIELNEAGSEIVRVTVNNEESARAVPKIHDSLIKQGYDVPLVGCFHYNGHKLLTDVPECAEALAKYRINPGNVGFGEKRDKQFEMMIDQAVKYNKPVRIGVNWGSLDQDLAQKMMDDNSKSSNPKSADELLREALVTSSLQSAEKAIEMGLTADKIIISCKVSQPQDLVAVYTELARRSNYALHLGLTEAGMGSKGIVATTAALSILLQQGIGDTIRASLTPRPGEKRTQEVTVCREILQSLGFRNFTPQVTACPGCGRTTSTYFQELASSIQDFLNSSMPVWKDKYIGVENLRVAVMGCIVNGPGESKHADIGISLPGTGESPVAPVFIDGEKACTLRGDNIAGEFKDLVINYIENRYLVKTTVDV; from the coding sequence ATGGTTGCTCTTCACAATATAAAAAGACATAAAACTCATAAGGTTAAGGTAGGAAATTTCTACATAGGTGGAGATAGTCCTATACTTGTTCAAAGTATGACCAATACTGATACAGCGGATGTTGAAGGTACTGTAAAGCAGATTATAGAGCTTAATGAAGCTGGGTCTGAGATTGTAAGAGTAACAGTAAATAATGAAGAGTCTGCAAGAGCAGTGCCGAAAATTCATGATAGCCTAATTAAACAAGGGTATGACGTTCCTTTAGTAGGGTGCTTCCATTATAATGGTCATAAGTTGCTTACAGATGTGCCAGAATGTGCAGAGGCTCTTGCGAAATATAGAATAAACCCAGGAAATGTTGGCTTTGGTGAAAAGCGTGATAAGCAATTTGAAATGATGATTGATCAGGCGGTCAAGTATAATAAGCCTGTAAGAATTGGTGTTAACTGGGGTAGTTTAGATCAGGATTTAGCCCAGAAAATGATGGACGATAACTCTAAGTCATCAAACCCTAAATCGGCTGATGAGTTGCTGCGTGAAGCTCTGGTAACATCTTCCTTACAAAGTGCTGAAAAAGCTATAGAGATGGGACTTACTGCGGATAAAATTATTATTTCTTGTAAGGTTAGTCAGCCGCAAGATCTAGTTGCGGTTTACACTGAGCTTGCTCGCAGATCAAATTATGCACTCCACCTTGGGCTTACTGAAGCAGGAATGGGGTCAAAAGGTATTGTTGCCACTACAGCAGCTTTAAGTATATTACTGCAGCAAGGGATTGGTGATACTATTAGGGCTTCACTTACCCCAAGACCAGGTGAAAAAAGAACTCAGGAAGTTACTGTTTGTAGGGAAATTTTGCAAAGTTTAGGCTTTCGTAATTTTACGCCGCAAGTAACAGCTTGCCCGGGGTGCGGAAGAACAACCAGTACATATTTTCAGGAACTTGCTTCATCTATTCAGGACTTTTTAAATAGTTCAATGCCAGTTTGGAAAGACAAGTACATTGGTGTTGAAAATTTAAGGGTTGCGGTAATGGGCTGCATAGTAAATGGTCCTGGCGAAAGTAAACACGCAGACATTGGTATAAGCCTTCCAGGCACAGGCGAATCACCTGTAGCACCAGTATTTATTGATGGTGAAAAAGCCTGCACTCTCAGGGGCGATAATATTGCCGGTGAATTTAAAGATTTAGTTATAAATTATATAGAAAACAGATATTTAGTAAAAACTACGGTAGACGT